One part of the Quercus lobata isolate SW786 chromosome 7, ValleyOak3.0 Primary Assembly, whole genome shotgun sequence genome encodes these proteins:
- the LOC115953408 gene encoding glutathione S-transferase L3-like isoform X2: MAAATVNELRPAVLDATSEPPPLFDGTTRLYITYTCPHAQRVWILRNYKGLQDKIKLVAINIQNRPAWYKEKVYHVNKVPSLEHNGKVIGESLDLLKYVDSNFEGPTFHLNDPAKKEFAEELTTYSDTFIKILFASFKGDTIKEAGPCFDYLENALHKFNDGPFLLGHDFNMVDIVYITFVEKSQDFLSAVWNYDITAGRPKLARWIEEINKIDAYKSTKTDPKVTVEFFTSVFLAKN; the protein is encoded by the exons atggCAGCTGC GACCGTGAACGAGCTTCGTCCCGCCGTCTTGGATGCCACTTCTGAACCCCCTCCTCTCTTCGATGGAACCACAAG gttGTACATCACTTATACATGCCCACATGCACAGCGTGTGTGGATCCTCAGGAACTATAAG GGATTACAAGACAAGATTAAATTAGTTGCAATTAACATTCAGAACAGGCCTGCCTGGTACAAAGAGAAAGTCTACCATGTAAACAAG GTACCCTCGTTGGAACACAATGGCAAAGTCATTGGGGAGAGCCTTGATTTGCTTAAATATGTAGACAGCAACTTTGAAGGGCCTACTTTTCACCTCAAT GATCCTGCTAAAAAAGAGTTTGCTGAAGAATTGACAACCTACAGTGATACCTTCATCAAGATACTGTTCGCATCATTCAAAGGAGACACAATCAAAGAAGCTG GTCCTTGTTTTGACTACCTAGAGAATGCTCTTCATAAATTTAATGATGGGCCTTTCTTACTTGGCCATGACTTCAATATG GTGGACATAGTTTACATCACGTTTGTTGAGAAATCCCAAGACTTCCTTTCAGCAGTGTGGAATTATGACATAACGGCAGGAAGACCTAAACTTGCTAGGTGGATCGAG GAGATAAACAAGATTGATGCTTATAAGTCAACAAAGACGGACCCCAAAGTGACCGTTGAATTTTTCACGTCCGTCTTTTTG gCTAAGAATTGA
- the LOC115953408 gene encoding glutathione S-transferase L3-like isoform X1 → MAAATVNELRPAVLDATSEPPPLFDGTTRLYITYTCPHAQRVWILRNYKGLQDKIKLVAINIQNRPAWYKEKVYHVNKVPSLEHNGKVIGESLDLLKYVDSNFEGPTFHLNDPAKKEFAEELTTYSDTFIKILFASFKGDTIKEAGPCFDYLENALHKFNDGPFLLGHDFNMVDIVYITFVEKSQDFLSAVWNYDITAGRPKLARWIEEINKIDAYKSTKTDPKVTVEFFTSVFLQAKN, encoded by the exons atggCAGCTGC GACCGTGAACGAGCTTCGTCCCGCCGTCTTGGATGCCACTTCTGAACCCCCTCCTCTCTTCGATGGAACCACAAG gttGTACATCACTTATACATGCCCACATGCACAGCGTGTGTGGATCCTCAGGAACTATAAG GGATTACAAGACAAGATTAAATTAGTTGCAATTAACATTCAGAACAGGCCTGCCTGGTACAAAGAGAAAGTCTACCATGTAAACAAG GTACCCTCGTTGGAACACAATGGCAAAGTCATTGGGGAGAGCCTTGATTTGCTTAAATATGTAGACAGCAACTTTGAAGGGCCTACTTTTCACCTCAAT GATCCTGCTAAAAAAGAGTTTGCTGAAGAATTGACAACCTACAGTGATACCTTCATCAAGATACTGTTCGCATCATTCAAAGGAGACACAATCAAAGAAGCTG GTCCTTGTTTTGACTACCTAGAGAATGCTCTTCATAAATTTAATGATGGGCCTTTCTTACTTGGCCATGACTTCAATATG GTGGACATAGTTTACATCACGTTTGTTGAGAAATCCCAAGACTTCCTTTCAGCAGTGTGGAATTATGACATAACGGCAGGAAGACCTAAACTTGCTAGGTGGATCGAG GAGATAAACAAGATTGATGCTTATAAGTCAACAAAGACGGACCCCAAAGTGACCGTTGAATTTTTCACGTCCGTCTTTTTG caggCTAAGAATTGA